Below is a window of Heteronotia binoei isolate CCM8104 ecotype False Entrance Well chromosome 14, APGP_CSIRO_Hbin_v1, whole genome shotgun sequence DNA.
GGACAAGGATGCTCTCAAGCAAAGCCTGGTGGTTTTAGTGAAGGACAATGGGCAGCCTCCTCTGTCTGCTTCAGTCACAGTCACTGTGGTGCTGGCCGACAGCATTCCTGATGTATTGACTGACCTAAGCAGCATCTCAGCTCCTGCAGACCCCCAGTCGgacatcaccttctacctggtGGTTGCTGTGGCTTTTGTCTCCTGCTTGTTTTTCACTTTCCTCCTTGTCTTACTGGCACTCCGACTTCGCAGATGGAGGAATTCTCAGTTGTGTAATTCTGGGAGTATGAATTTTACTGGCGTTCCAGTTTCACAATTTGTGGGGATCGATGGAGTCCGAGCATTTCTTCACTCTTATTGCCAAGAAGTTTCTCTTACCACAGACTCTAGGAAAAGCCAGTTCAACATTTCTAAGGCTGACTGTTCCAATACTCTGAAAAATCAATTGACTGGTGATCCTGTTAAAGCTGATGATGATTTAAATTTGAATAGTGGGGATCTGATTATAGTCCAGGTAAGaattttacattcatgacatttTCTTCTTGGTATGGGCATATATTATGATTTCTAGAGGTGTTTCTCATTTATCTTTATTTTCTAGTGTTTTTCAAATCTTTCGTAGTATTGTACTTAGTGCTTTGTCCATATTCTCCTTTCCAGCTCTAAAAATGTTAACATCCAGTGTCTAACAGTGGGCATGGCATTACATTTGCTGTGTCTAAGTTGTTCttgttattatttgtttgtttatattccgcccattccccctaGGGGCTCAGGTCAGagtacaacaaataataaaatcacaataaaatcacagcagcatAATAATAAAAGAAACCAATTACAGTATTCAGTACAACAGAATAGTCCAGCAGAACAATATGATAAGATGGTGTAGCAGGGCAGTATAGCAAATCAGTGCAGTAGGACAGTatagtaggggaggccaaccaatctaatggatagatgcccACTACCTGacccaaagacctggcagaacagctccattttacaggccctacgaaaggaaGTTGGCAACTATGAAAGGAAGTTGGCAGCTCTATTTACAGCCCTCCTACCACTCATGTTGACCCCAttccttttttttaatatgtatatttttattattaatacattatccgtttctctacatggtttctgatatccattttacatttacccccaacccaccccccttagtctatgcatccttttcttcttccagccagggacaaaggactcaaagcttccactgaatgtccactctcctttcttccttcgcccatttcagatacatcagccacttttctttaattcttgatcttctttcttcccatgattcttcttgcaccattatagcggctatatctgactggacaaaatcaaagaggtagttatgccaagtactttctttccatttacttttatccttccatcctgccgctattaccgctttacccgctgatataattgcttttagtaaatgttggttgttttcccctgttttttcattccctaataaactcatctgcattagttcaaagttaattctcggctctacctgaaagaatttctttatcattcccactaccatatcccatagtttcttggcctcaggacactcccaccacatgtgggaataccatcccttttctttcttacagtgccaacacttaggactcaacccaggaaacatattggctaaagtagccggagttctataccatttggtgaaaaatttcaattccatttctctaaccttatgtatcttaactttttttaaaccttccattatcttctcccctgttcgtttcgttatttggccttctaaactccatgaccgttgaaggtagcttattgctccttcgttacctaaattcatgctcctgtataggatgcctgctaatcctttttttgttttacccattaatttataaaacttttccataggttcttcttcatttaagttactcttctccacttccttcttaacttgtggccttaagccagtattgtattcctacgacttcttgaaattcatgtaatggttttaacttatctagtattaacaaatcttctacccttctaaatcctttagccttaagtagttcgctccacctatgctccttgtctccttccatcaacacttctaatggcgtccatctagatacccgattcagccattttggttgccatttcttccaaacatttagcccatttttccttggtcccacgtttaaattaagttccttcgcccccatgttcataaagatgccatgttttcctaccccattattagcttcattctcaaaccttatccatttctggtccccttccttctctatttctaataatgctttaagctgaaatgcttcataataattgactatatctgggactccccatccaagttctgatttatgattgtatgccaatttttttggaaatctaagtttcctactaccaaatatccattcccttattttagtgttccagttagtcattttttgcttatctaactctaGTGGTATCAtttgaaaaaggtacgacaaccttggcatccaaaacatcaatacactctttattctagtggtcaggctcatcgtccttttcccccactgctgcatatccctctctattttctcccagattttattataatttccctccactatcctgttgatatttttataaatttctatccctagatatttaaatttcttaactcccatccccatattagttatcctattaatctctttcctttcttccaaaccaacattaaagtacattatttcagactttcccatatttatcCTTAAGCCTGATACtgcttcaaaatcttctaaaataattttcgtttccctaatggcttctttcgggttagatattgtcttgattatgtcatctgcaaataaattgatttttatttcctcctttcctattctacagccttctattctccctgaattcctaatcctttctgctagttgctctatcgccattataaacagggatggggaaagtggacacccctgcctcacacctctctcaattgggagctgatccgtatgttcgttgtttactcttaccactgctgacccctccctatagacctcttgaatggcttttaagaatagtgggccaatcccacacttcttcattatggaccataagaattcatgggacagcatgtcaaatgccttgtatacatctaatttaagtaaagcaagttgcccagaacgTTTATGGTACAACACATTAagtatattccttataggatgtgcaatactcctattctttacaaagccatattgatcctcttttattatatgaggtaatatgttccttaacctTATGTTCCTTAagtttgctaaaactttagcgaaaattttgtagtcctggttaagtaaacttattggtctatatgaacccacttcccgaggatccttctggggttttaatattacggttatttcagccattctccaagagtcgggagctttccctcccttcaatatagcattaaacacttgttgtaattcggggatcagtaactccttcatctccttataaaaatccacagtaaagccgtcaggccctggggatttacccacttttaaattgttcacaacttcctctatttcttgaactgttatttccttctccaaactctctctatctgtatctcccaacacttctccactttcttcaatatgttctgttatatccctcctagtgtataactctttgtagaattcttgaaacacttgcctaatttctctcgggttctgcgtgacctttccttgtctcttaatactttccaccttttgcttttctttcctagtcttgagataattagccaatctcctaacggagtttattgaatctctttgaaactcatttcttaccatggtttgttttttccataatgccctcgaatccataaagtccaattgtttcctaatttcatcgatcttttttttcctatcagggcagaatctaataccttgactgctctgcagtgcgcctaattcctgaagtttctgtgtcttgttagcataccattctttttttatttctttctccttcatcatacaatgacctcttaacactgcttttgctgcttcccacaagatatttgtggccactgttcccttattttctctaaaatattgttttacttgattttccatatattgtctattttctttttttaataagaccatactgttaaatctccaagtccttctaatttgttcattttttatcaccagttctatatttagtggagcatgatctgagatccatattggatgggttgttactttcctcaactcccaattatttgattttttaagaaatatataatctatacaagaagctgtcttgtgtctacttgataaatgtgtcggctttggaaccaagcctaaggcctcatgtgcttctaccaaattccttttccacctgacctccttctccttggtcatatctatgttaaagtctcctgctataataacttctccctctgagaatttctgaaccttttgcataactttattcaaaaatctcctctgtcctgtatttggggcatatatatttataagcgttattactctattttgaaacctacctttgataaacaaatatctcccttccctatcactaatgagatctagtaTCCTAATATCTATCCTTGTGTGAACTAAAATtctcgtcttagttctacttcttgcttcagccaatactttccatcctgggtgtttaatcaacggtttaatatcatcctttgccttatgtatttcctgtaaatacacgatatctatattgtgttgttttgccattcttgttaatctatatcttttcaggtctgaacttagtccgttgacattcagtgagagcattttcaaagttttagccataatcattcacctcccttcccttccctggctggataacaaagtctattctgcctctcccctttctcccttcccccctcccacaccctttcctcccactcttccacatcatcccccctcccctcttctggtatagggctcaCTTTTGGGTTGAtccctccaccctccctataccttcgggtgggcacacctcccccccctcctggatcttttattatttccttccttcacttaagaccgtgatattccctccctcttatttgtggggtacttccctttttttggggggggggagttcctccttttccttgaacatcttatagtctcgtcctctgtcgtttctcctgacgtgtagaaggcccctcctctggttcgtcgacattaagctcttcctctggttgagttcctgtttctcctgggtccagacccatcttctccaagagtttccttgcttcagctgggttccttgctgtgagtcttttgccttctttgtagatcacaatagtggctgggtaagcccatgtaaacaagatcttgttctgaaagagtttatctgcaaatggcttcatttgtcttttttcttccagtgtttcactgcaaaagtcttgtctcacatatacccttttccctttaaattccagtgccctcttcttcttcaaagccaaaaagacttgctgctgcactttttctcttgtaaatttgACTATCACTGGTCTCGGAGATCCTCCTGACCTTCTAGACCTAAGCCTATGGACTCTCTCgacctggtcagcattaatcataacacctgtttgctgttctgagagccaatttattatcccgtcttccaagtgtcgtgagtcaatgtcttctgaaataccatgaatgataaggtttgcccttcttgctctgtcagagaggcttttaatctGCTCCTTTAAATAAACTATCTCCTTCCGATTTGTTGACGCTGCCTTATCAgccttgttggccagctgcctaatatcttgcagatcCTTGTTTATCTGGCTAACCTCATTATTAATTTTAGCAacagtctcctctattttgttctaagactgcatcattaaagcttgaaactgtgctatctgttcggaaagctgtttcactgtagtggcagccattttaacggtgctaatcactgcctccagttcttatctgttttccaaaatactccctttttctcagtgctagctgtcttctgagcacgcctttaacttctttgactctctagcttcactgccaaatattatgaccccaaaacttcaatatttacttatctttcggtcctaatctcttttcttgtccGGAGAGGGGTGAGCCGAGGCTGTTTCTCTTCAGAGCGTGCGCATTTCCACCCCATGTTGACCCCATTCCAAGCTGGACTCAATATGAAGGACTGAGTTCCAGGCAGAGACTGAAAAAGTCATTTGCAATTTACGGTACCACAAGGAGGCATGATGGCCCTAGCCAATGACTTCATTTTCTGGTAAGTAGCATCCCAAGTGGTAAATTCTCTAGTCTTCTAGAGGGGTGAGGACCTGCAAGCCCGGTAGGAGCCAGAGACAAGCAGCATAGGTAAAGTCAAGCAAAGATCAAGTTCTCAAATGAATAAAGAGTAGACCCTGATGTTGGGGTCTTATAAAGCCAGTTGGCGCTGTGTTGGATCCGTGGGTCTCCTGGTCAGATACTGCCTCAGCTGGTGGGGCTTTTTATGGTGGGGCTTTTTATGTCATATAGGTGGCATCTCTGAGCTCCGTTATGGAGCAGATTGAAATAAACTCAAGCTCAGTTCATATAAAACAGAATTTACATTAGTGTGGTCCTTGGCAAATTAATTAGATGGCAAAAATATTAAACTCTCCCTGACTGATCAGGTTCACGCTAAGGAGAGAGATATTTTAGATTCTGATTAACTCCTGAGGGGCAGGGAGATGCCTTTCAGCTTTAAGTCATTTGGCAGCTCCACCCTTTTTGGAAGATCATGTCTTTCAGTCACTGAGGCCCATATCCTAGGGACCTCTGGGTCATTATAATTTACTCTATGAAGATATTCCAGAAGCTTCAGCTAATGTTAAGTGGCATAGTttggtggcatttggggaaataaTGAGCTGAAATCTTCAGACCCGCTCCACTGACAGTAGCACATTTTCTATGCGCAGGCCCCTTTCCTGATACAAAAATCAGTTGGAAGTGAAGTAAGGCACCACCATTAGTGCAACAGACATGTGGGATCCAACCTCATGTAACTCCAGTTCTTAAACAGCTACCCTAGCTATCAATTCATCTCTAAGTGAAATTTAAAGTGTTGTCTTTAGCCTTTAAGACTATATGCAATCTGGACCTTGCATATAGGTCTGGCACCATTGGGTTGGGGAAATCCTGAAgattgaggatggagcctgaggagggcagggtttgtgggggtggggggtgaaggacctcagtgggctataaagtggtagagtccaccttccaaagcaggcttTTTTACCAGGGAAATTTATCTTTGTAACCTGGACATCAACAGTAATCACAGGAGCtctccagcaaccacctggaCAATGGCACCTTTACCAACATATCTCAGGAGTGCCTGCTCCAATATAATTACCTGCCTTGGGATTTAAGACCTGTTGAGAAGGACCTGCTGCTACCTGTATCTGATGGAGAGGCTGAACTGACCTCTAGGCAAAGTAGGGCCTTCTCATTGCTCCAGGGCTTTCTGTACCTTTGTTTCAAAGGCAATTAGCCTTCAGTTAATATTTCTTTGGCCTAAGTTCCCTGGGTTTGTTTTGAGACACTAAGCTCTATGTTCTGTTAATACTGAAATATagcaggaatccagagatgtcTGGGGGACAGGTGAGCTTAAATAGTTCCTTGGTGTAAACTTTTGACCCTAGGACACAATGGTGTGGTAAGACAGGGACTTCTTGATGCCCTCAATATCAAGTACATCTGCTGTTTCAAAATAAGGATCTGAGTTATTATGTGCCAGCACTGATATCAGTTGTCTCAAGGATGGCCAAAGGTTTAACTCTGGCATTTTGCTTCCTTAGTTCCTTGAATCTGTTACCACTGACTGAAATTATATGGCAGCCGTACTTTCAAACTAGGGACCAAGACTGGTTATTAAATGGGAGCTGAAGGAGAACCAGAGTAAATGGGTGGGAGGTAAGCAAAAACAGATCTCAAGTAATGAGGACTTCAGGCATGCAACTGCATGAAAGCAGCTCTTCTGCCAGGTTATTCCATACAACTGAGGGCTGTACATGAAAGATGCAACAGTGTTGGGGTTGCATGTTAACCATGTGATCTGTGCACCACTCACAGTGCACAATTCACACACTGGGCTAGGTTGCATGGAACTGTATCATGAATAAACAGCTCCCAAGTAGCTGTGATTGATATGGAGGACTTCACTGAGAGAAATAGATCTGTGAGAACATACAGGTGCCTAATTAGAGCACATTGGAGATTCAtaaggaaatgaaggagattagtggagggtggaatctgcagaaacaaggaggaagagaaggccgATGCAAGTGAAAAGGTACTGAAAAGAGCTGAATTGTGTGTAACAATTCATAAGAACACACCATGCTCATTACTATGCATTTTAAAGGCTTATATTAAATATTCTTAGATTAACAAAAAGGCAACTGACTTGTGAATTTAAAAATGAAGATGcgtaagagaaaaaaaaatgtctgctGCCAACCTTCCAAAGGAGAAATGTTCTTAGCAAGTAGCTACAGAAGGCTAAATAGTCAAGATATATATGCAATAATGTTTCTATTTCCTTTGCAGGGAAACatcttaaactttttaaaagatcaaTCTGGTGATGTTGTTTGCTTGGAATTTTCTTGGGTACAAATAAgatattttaaataagtaaaattaAAGTTTCCTAGTAACAAATATGTGTTTAATATTCCAAATGGGATTTTTCAAGTTTCCGCTTGAGCCCCATGGTGTCGCTGTTCACCAACAACAAAGAGAACTGAAATATCCAGCAGacctgcttttctttttttctttttcacaacCAGCAAAAAAAAGCTGAGAAGACACACTGTGAAACGGAGgggcatttgcttaggaaacatTTAGATGCAAGTTTTGTGGAGCCAAAACAGTCATTTGGGCTATTATCTTGCTTAAGGAGAATGCAAAAGAATCAACAACTGTGGAGCTATAAAGGAGGAATCCTGCAATGCCTTCTTATGGTGTACGTTTGGAAGGCAGTCTCTGCACAGATCCGCTATTCCATTCCAGAGGAGATGCAGAAAGGATCTTTTGTGGGGAATGTTGCAAAAGACCTGGGAATGGACAGGAGACAACTTTCCAACCTTGGACTCCGCATTGTCCCCACGATAGGTAGGATTCAGTATTTTGCTTTCAATGTCAACAATGGCCATTTACAAATCTCAGAGAGAATAGACCGAGAGGAAATCTGTGGTGAGGTAGATAAATGCATCTTAAAGTTTCAGCTTATTATTGAAAGCAAATTAGAGCTGTTTGGAGTTGAAGTGGAAATTACAGATATAAATGATAATGCCCCCCAGTTCCTGCCAATGGAATGGAAATTGAAAATCAGTGAGACTGCGACCCTTGGAGACCGACTCCTTCTACCCAAAGCTCAAGATCAAGAtctgggtataaattcaatacaGAACTACCGGCTAgcaggcagcagccatttttctttgGATGTGCAAATGGAAGAAAATGGCATTAAGTATGCAGAACTGGTATTGGAAAAAATTCTGGACAGGGAAGAGCAACCAGTTCATGACCTCATCCTCACAGCTACTGATGGGGGCGATCCAGTGAGATCTGGCACTACTCAAATCCAAGTCATAGTTCTAGATGCAAATGACAATGCACCAGTTTTCAGCCAGCCAGTCTACGAAGCAACTGTCATGGAGAATATTCCTAAAGGATCTACCATCTGTACAGTACAAGCTACAGATCAGGATGAGGGAATCAATAGGGAGATCAAATACTCCTTTCAAAAAATCACAGATAAGTATTCCAAAATTTTTCTATTGAATTCCACAACAGGAGAAATAATCCTAAAAGATTCCCTGGACTATGAAGCAGCATCCTTATACCAGCTTGAAGTGCAGGCCACTGATGGGGGAGGACTGAGTGATAtgtcaaaaattttgatctctgTTATAGATTTGAATGATAACACACCAGAATTATCAGTGACTTTTGTAGTCAGTTCAATCCCTGAGAACTCGCCAGCTGGAACAGTTATTGCTATTTTAAATGTACAAGACAGAGATTCAGGACTCAATGGGGAAATTAATTGTTTCATTCCTAACAACTTTCCCTTTCAACTTAAGAAATCAATAGACAATTTTTACTCCTTAATGACAGACAGAGCTCTTGACAGGGAACAGGTGCCATCTTACAATATTACTGTTACAGCTACTGATCATGGTACTCCACCACTCCTTACATCTACTGTTGTTTCACTCCAAGTGCAAGACACAAATGACAACCCTCCCCTCTTTA
It encodes the following:
- the LOC132582583 gene encoding protocadherin gamma-A12-like yields the protein MQKNQQLWSYKGGILQCLLMVYVWKAVSAQIRYSIPEEMQKGSFVGNVAKDLGMDRRQLSNLGLRIVPTIGRIQYFAFNVNNGHLQISERIDREEICGEVDKCILKFQLIIESKLELFGVEVEITDINDNAPQFLPMEWKLKISETATLGDRLLLPKAQDQDLGINSIQNYRLAGSSHFSLDVQMEENGIKYAELVLEKILDREEQPVHDLILTATDGGDPVRSGTTQIQVIVLDANDNAPVFSQPVYEATVMENIPKGSTICTVQATDQDEGINREIKYSFQKITDKYSKIFLLNSTTGEIILKDSLDYEAASLYQLEVQATDGGGLSDMSKILISVIDLNDNTPELSVTFVVSSIPENSPAGTVIAILNVQDRDSGLNGEINCFIPNNFPFQLKKSIDNFYSLMTDRALDREQVPSYNITVTATDHGTPPLLTSTVVSLQVQDTNDNPPLFTESSYTSFVIENNLRGALIFTLKANDPDWEENARITYSIVEGVMKIPPLSSYLSINSESGAVYALNSFDYEEFQEVQFLIRAQDGGSPPLSSSVSVTLFILDQNDNAPEILYPSPPTDGSTGIELAPRSSEPGYLVTKVVAVDVDSGQNGWLSYQLLKATEPGLFIIGLHTGEIRTARFFLDKDALKQSLVVLVKDNGQPPLSASVTVTVVLADSIPESLSDISSISAPVDSQSDLTFYLVVAVAFVSCLFFTFLLVLLALRLHRWRNSQLCNSGSMNFTGVPVSQFVGIDGVRAFLHSYCQEFSLTTDSRKSRFNISKTNNSDTLPNQLTDEVKDPIQASEDLNLNNGDLIIIQVS